Proteins encoded by one window of Blautia faecicola:
- a CDS encoding ABC transporter ATP-binding protein, with the protein MKPILNIENLTKVYGTLPNQTRALNGITFQVMPGEFLGIMGSSGSGKSTLLNCIATVIQPTGGSIQVEGDTLQSLKEKALAEYRGKKVGYLFQNFELLDNLTGRENILLPTSLHGVAETESSQRLKQLADYLEISDVLDKFPSKMSGGQRQRVAAARALILHPQMILADEPTGALDSKNARSLMEKLSGLNRDEQATILMVTHDSNAASFCKRILFIQDGVIFHELRRGDESQQEFYGRILKVMAQLGGGSANVL; encoded by the coding sequence ATGAAACCAATTTTGAATATTGAAAATCTTACCAAAGTCTATGGGACGTTGCCAAACCAGACGAGAGCACTGAACGGAATCACTTTTCAGGTCATGCCGGGAGAGTTTCTCGGTATTATGGGAAGCAGTGGTTCCGGCAAATCCACGCTTCTCAACTGTATTGCAACTGTGATTCAGCCTACAGGTGGAAGCATTCAGGTGGAGGGAGATACTCTGCAATCCCTCAAGGAAAAGGCTCTTGCCGAGTACCGTGGCAAAAAAGTTGGTTATCTATTCCAGAACTTTGAATTGCTGGACAACCTGACTGGCAGGGAAAATATCCTGCTCCCGACTTCCTTGCATGGGGTAGCCGAAACAGAAAGCAGCCAGCGGCTGAAGCAGTTGGCTGACTATCTGGAAATTTCTGATGTTCTGGATAAGTTTCCGTCCAAGATGTCCGGTGGCCAGCGTCAGCGTGTTGCGGCAGCAAGGGCTCTGATCTTACATCCCCAAATGATCCTTGCCGATGAACCGACGGGTGCGCTGGATTCTAAGAACGCAAGAAGTCTTATGGAGAAGCTGTCCGGCCTGAATCGTGACGAACAAGCTACGATCCTGATGGTAACCCATGATTCCAATGCCGCCAGCTTCTGTAAGCGCATCCTGTTCATCCAGGATGGCGTGATCTTTCATGAGCTTCGGCGTGGAGACGAAAGCCAGCAGGAGTTCTACGGGCGCATCCTGAAGGTGATGGCGCAACTGGGAGGGGGCAGTGCAAATGTTCTCTAA
- the rbr gene encoding rubrerythrin gives MAANKYTGTQTEKNLQEAFTGESQARNKYTYFASVAKKEGYEQMSALFLKTADNEKEHAKMWFKELAGIGDTKENLVAAAEGENYEWTDMYDGFAKTAEEEGFPELAAKFRAVGEIEKHHEERYRALLKNIETAQVFEKSEVKVWECRNCGHIVVGTKAPEVCPVCAHPQSYFELHAENY, from the coding sequence ATGGCTGCTAACAAGTACACAGGAACACAGACAGAAAAAAATTTACAGGAGGCATTTACAGGAGAATCACAGGCAAGAAATAAGTATACTTATTTTGCATCCGTAGCGAAAAAGGAAGGCTACGAGCAGATGTCAGCATTATTTTTAAAAACAGCAGACAATGAGAAAGAGCATGCTAAGATGTGGTTCAAGGAATTAGCAGGAATTGGTGATACAAAGGAAAACCTGGTGGCAGCGGCAGAAGGCGAAAATTATGAGTGGACAGATATGTATGATGGCTTTGCTAAAACAGCAGAGGAAGAAGGTTTCCCTGAGCTTGCAGCAAAATTTAGAGCAGTAGGAGAAATTGAAAAGCACCATGAGGAGAGATATCGTGCACTTCTTAAGAACATTGAAACTGCGCAGGTGTTTGAGAAGAGCGAAGTGAAGGTATGGGAATGCCGCAACTGTGGACATATTGTAGTTGGAACGAAAGCCCCGGAAGTCTGTCCGGTATGCGCGCATCCACAGAGCTACTTTGAGCTTCACGCAGAAAATTACTAG
- a CDS encoding ABC transporter permease — protein sequence MFSNLILRNSRRSRKENGLFFSSLVISIVAFYMILSISTQDVMLFLQKMESDAVDKLLLLIPAFYGMTLGILFFLIYFACKYQFERRRHEFGVYLMLGMRRSKLFGMLLAEDFLTSILAMLIGLPVAVVLSEIVSLVTTKLVGMGIIGHQFSLSWFAIEWTLAGFLAIKLTALLILSGRISRQEIGTLLSQPTNRPKKQMPSVIYGLAAICGSVMLAVAYYMAIQGIAWTKVSMMGLTLLLGIVGTMLLFYGMRALIALIVKKGKGNKQLHVFTFRQIQENVIHQSNSMAISSLLILAALCCFGAGVGIAGTNNLSSGHVIDYTFEDHTAEDSSQVLPNIKAVLKENSLENQFSELFEMRVGRIRTTEDYDNAYSMDAVMDSLRSLPQSEDRDVLLNNLGYATYPYLICLSDYNRLLELSGNPALQLGEKEAAVYIDTEFTTVSRTAMLNQVLAGHPKVELDGSPIHLTGEVQSVNLVTDRSITLSFALILPDEAFLYYSQGMYDTYVNAVLSEQALNGNSLMTAYLDLNEKLDETDIEYESYLQNMGRQLFYTIASSYITLYLAIVFLVVANTIVGVQFLMSQQKTGRRYQTLIRLGATYETLCQSAGKQITWFMGLPVLVAAVSSLFGVRALFTGILSSRTRGTVAEMMFVSAAMILLLCVIEYIYMRVVKRSSDRYLLTLMQPQREE from the coding sequence ATGTTCTCTAATCTCATTCTTCGGAACAGTCGCCGCAGCCGAAAGGAAAACGGTCTGTTTTTCAGCTCCCTGGTGATTTCTATTGTTGCATTTTACATGATTCTTTCCATCTCCACTCAAGATGTGATGCTCTTTTTGCAGAAAATGGAGAGTGACGCAGTTGACAAACTCCTGCTTCTGATTCCTGCGTTTTATGGGATGACCCTCGGTATTCTGTTCTTTTTGATCTATTTTGCCTGCAAGTATCAGTTCGAGCGCAGACGGCATGAGTTTGGTGTTTATCTAATGTTGGGGATGCGTAGAAGTAAACTGTTTGGTATGCTTCTGGCGGAAGATTTCCTGACCAGTATTCTTGCCATGCTCATAGGATTACCTGTGGCTGTGGTGCTTTCAGAAATTGTCAGTCTTGTCACCACCAAGCTGGTAGGCATGGGGATCATCGGTCATCAGTTTTCTTTATCCTGGTTTGCGATTGAATGGACGCTGGCAGGATTTCTGGCAATTAAGCTGACGGCACTTCTGATTTTGAGTGGACGAATCAGCCGCCAGGAGATCGGTACTTTGCTATCCCAGCCAACGAACCGCCCCAAAAAGCAAATGCCATCTGTTATCTATGGACTGGCTGCTATATGCGGAAGTGTGATGTTGGCAGTGGCTTACTACATGGCGATTCAGGGAATTGCATGGACAAAGGTAAGTATGATGGGACTGACTTTGCTGTTGGGCATAGTTGGTACGATGCTGCTTTTCTATGGGATGCGTGCACTGATTGCTTTGATTGTTAAGAAAGGAAAAGGAAATAAGCAGCTTCATGTATTTACCTTCCGGCAGATTCAGGAGAATGTCATTCATCAGTCAAACTCCATGGCCATCAGCTCCCTGCTGATTCTGGCGGCGCTGTGTTGTTTTGGTGCGGGCGTAGGAATTGCAGGAACGAATAACCTGTCTTCTGGCCATGTAATCGACTATACTTTTGAAGATCATACTGCAGAAGATTCATCGCAGGTTCTTCCGAATATAAAGGCAGTCCTGAAAGAAAACAGTTTGGAAAATCAATTTTCAGAGCTTTTTGAAATGAGGGTTGGGCGTATTCGCACCACAGAAGATTATGATAATGCCTACAGCATGGACGCTGTTATGGACTCTCTTCGGAGCCTGCCCCAGTCGGAAGACCGGGATGTCCTTCTGAACAATCTTGGTTATGCCACATACCCATATTTGATTTGTTTATCGGACTATAATCGTTTGTTGGAATTGTCCGGCAATCCGGCTCTCCAATTAGGCGAAAAGGAGGCCGCTGTCTATATTGATACAGAGTTTACTACGGTAAGCCGTACCGCAATGCTGAACCAAGTATTGGCCGGGCATCCCAAGGTGGAACTGGATGGTAGTCCGATTCATCTTACAGGAGAGGTTCAGTCTGTGAATTTGGTCACGGACCGTTCTATAACCTTGTCCTTTGCATTGATTCTTCCGGATGAAGCATTCCTATATTATAGTCAGGGAATGTATGATACCTATGTCAATGCGGTGCTCAGTGAGCAAGCTCTGAATGGAAATAGCCTTATGACTGCATATTTGGATTTGAACGAGAAGCTGGACGAAACTGACATTGAATATGAAAGCTATCTTCAGAATATGGGTCGTCAGCTTTTCTACACCATAGCATCCAGTTATATTACCCTCTATCTTGCGATTGTTTTCCTGGTAGTTGCCAACACCATCGTGGGTGTTCAGTTCCTGATGAGTCAGCAGAAAACCGGGCGCAGATACCAGACTCTGATCCGCCTGGGAGCTACTTACGAAACCCTTTGCCAGTCTGCTGGAAAGCAAATTACCTGGTTTATGGGACTTCCTGTATTGGTTGCGGCTGTCAGCAGTTTGTTTGGAGTCAGGGCGTTATTTACAGGGATACTCTCGTCCCGAACCCGTGGGACAGTGGCTGAAATGATGTTTGTATCTGCTGCTATGATTTTGCTGCTTTGCGTGATAGAATATATTTATATGAGAGTGGTCAAGCGCTCCAGTGATCGGTATTTGCTGACACTGATGCAGCCACAGAGAGAAGAATAA
- a CDS encoding TraX family protein: MNNIKERIKIFSGAQLKYIAFLSMFIDHTNKALIYPNLDGGALNRLSDFFDILGRIAFPIFIFLLVEGYFHTSTKWRYLVTLLVFGVISEVPFDMCTSARFVEINWNNIMFTLALVLAMIWVIDVLKEKMASLPKALWYFVSFLIVAVLCIVAMNASLDYEHHAVLIGYFCYIFHERWALGIPFCYISMFKEPWALLGFGLTLTYNGERGKQNKLVNYLFYPVHLLILGIIRMYLGI; encoded by the coding sequence ATGAACAATATAAAAGAACGAATCAAGATATTCTCAGGAGCGCAATTGAAATATATCGCTTTTTTATCGATGTTCATTGACCATACGAATAAGGCATTGATCTATCCAAATCTGGATGGAGGAGCATTGAATCGATTGAGTGATTTTTTTGATATTTTAGGAAGAATCGCTTTCCCGATATTTATCTTCCTTCTTGTGGAAGGATATTTCCACACAAGCACTAAATGGAGATATTTAGTTACACTTCTTGTATTTGGAGTGATATCAGAGGTTCCGTTTGATATGTGCACATCGGCTAGATTTGTTGAAATCAACTGGAACAATATTATGTTTACACTGGCACTTGTGCTTGCTATGATCTGGGTGATCGATGTACTGAAAGAAAAGATGGCGTCACTACCGAAGGCTTTGTGGTATTTCGTATCATTTCTCATTGTAGCGGTGTTGTGCATTGTAGCAATGAATGCAAGTCTGGACTACGAACATCATGCGGTACTGATCGGTTATTTCTGTTATATTTTTCATGAGAGATGGGCACTTGGAATTCCGTTTTGTTACATCTCTATGTTTAAAGAGCCGTGGGCTCTGCTTGGATTTGGACTGACGCTTACTTACAATGGAGAGCGTGGAAAACAGAATAAGTTAGTAAATTATCTTTTCTATCCGGTGCATTTGCTGATTTTAGGAATCATAAGAATGTATCTTGGAATTTAA
- the yaaA gene encoding peroxide stress protein YaaA: MKIILSPAKKMIVDTDNLAPIELPVYIDKTAEVLNWMKSKSKEELRAIWKCNDKIAEQNFNRLENIDLYNRLTPAVLAYEGIAFQYMAPSVFEIQQFEYLQNHLRILSAFYGILKPMDGVTPYRLEMQAKVGIGDAKNLYEYWGELLYRSVIDDSRIIINLASKEYSKCIEKYLTPQDRYITIVFCELSGDKLVTKGTYAKMARGEMVRFISENNIENPVEIQKFDRIGYSFRSDLSSDSKYVFERKIK, translated from the coding sequence ATGAAGATTATTTTATCACCTGCAAAAAAGATGATTGTAGATACCGATAACTTAGCACCGATTGAACTGCCTGTCTATATTGATAAGACAGCAGAAGTATTAAACTGGATGAAAAGCAAATCAAAAGAAGAACTGAGAGCTATCTGGAAATGTAATGACAAGATTGCAGAGCAGAACTTTAACAGATTGGAAAATATAGATCTTTATAACAGGCTTACTCCGGCTGTTTTAGCATATGAAGGGATTGCATTTCAATATATGGCACCATCTGTGTTTGAAATCCAGCAGTTTGAGTATTTGCAAAATCATTTAAGAATCTTGTCTGCGTTTTATGGCATTTTAAAACCAATGGATGGTGTGACTCCTTATCGTTTGGAAATGCAGGCAAAGGTTGGAATTGGAGATGCAAAAAATCTGTATGAGTACTGGGGAGAATTGTTATACCGCTCAGTAATCGATGACAGTAGGATTATCATTAATCTTGCATCAAAAGAATACTCAAAATGTATAGAAAAGTATCTGACACCACAGGACAGATATATTACGATTGTATTTTGTGAGTTATCCGGAGATAAATTGGTAACAAAAGGTACCTATGCCAAGATGGCTCGTGGTGAAATGGTCAGATTCATATCGGAAAATAATATTGAAAATCCGGTGGAAATTCAGAAATTTGACAGAATTGGATATTCTTTTAGATCTGATTTATCATCAGATTCAAAATATGTATTTGAACGCAAAATAAAATAG